In Gimesia benthica, a single window of DNA contains:
- a CDS encoding integrase core domain-containing protein: MKNAIESRRPETQRLLHHSDRGCQYTSDLYQTTLKTLGITCSMSRTGCCYDNAVMERFFWSLKHEWTKHEKYADLTEARLSVFRYIETFYNSKRLHQTLNYQCPDQFERIYAQQLAA; encoded by the coding sequence CTGAAAAACGCTATCGAATCCCGGCGGCCCGAGACCCAGCGGTTGCTGCACCATAGTGATCGGGGCTGCCAGTACACCAGCGACCTCTATCAAACGACGTTGAAGACACTCGGGATCACATGCTCCATGAGCCGAACCGGATGCTGTTACGATAACGCCGTGATGGAACGATTTTTCTGGTCACTCAAACACGAGTGGACCAAACATGAGAAGTATGCCGATCTCACAGAAGCACGCCTGAGCGTGTTCCGCTACATTGAGACGTTCTACAATTCAAAACGTTTACATCAAACATTAAACTATCAATGTCCCGACCAGTTCGAGAGAATATACGCTCAACAACTGGCCGCATAA
- a CDS encoding TolC family protein, whose translation MAMKYTVHFLSLFLLLNGCKSAQQIHDPGYAQVSQAVHQAAYSPTQETVNPVAADLEGPHSVEEYIQYALSQNPDIQAARKRVEANAYQVPVASSLQDPNLGMTFYPEQVQTAAGPQEFALNISQKFPARGKLNAQGELAESQTNETRAQLAAVELATVAKVKRAYYELYFIQQTINVTEADKQLLVEIRDVANVRYKTGKVSQQDLLRAELEISNVENELIRLEQKLVSGQAKLARLLHISPQTKLLALEHIEPGSLPADLDWLQRQAIASRPELHAQLATLEKDRQALNLARLAYKPDVTLGATWIDVGSTGVSPVANGNDSFLITAGINLPVYRKKLDSAVRSAEAKAVSTARTYDSLKDETLEEVADLFAQAKSQQDLLTLFSEDILPKARQTLEVSSQAYNTGEVDFLQLVDNWRELLRFEVSYLRLEASLGQSLAELERVIGGSDTQNLQPIPAAPEAFNNLPLPEEPE comes from the coding sequence ATGGCCATGAAGTATACAGTTCATTTTTTAAGCTTGTTTCTACTATTGAACGGTTGTAAATCTGCGCAGCAGATCCACGACCCCGGGTACGCTCAAGTTTCCCAGGCTGTTCATCAAGCCGCATACTCGCCGACTCAAGAGACAGTCAATCCAGTCGCTGCTGATTTGGAGGGGCCCCATTCGGTTGAAGAATATATTCAGTACGCATTATCTCAAAACCCGGATATCCAGGCTGCCCGAAAACGTGTCGAAGCCAATGCTTATCAAGTCCCTGTTGCTTCAAGCTTGCAAGACCCAAATCTGGGGATGACGTTTTATCCGGAACAGGTCCAGACCGCTGCTGGCCCTCAGGAGTTTGCCTTGAATATATCACAGAAGTTCCCAGCTCGCGGGAAACTGAATGCACAGGGAGAACTGGCTGAATCACAGACAAACGAGACAAGAGCCCAACTGGCAGCAGTCGAACTAGCCACAGTTGCTAAAGTAAAACGAGCCTATTACGAACTCTATTTTATTCAGCAGACTATTAATGTAACTGAGGCAGATAAACAATTATTAGTCGAGATTCGTGACGTAGCTAACGTACGTTACAAGACAGGAAAAGTCAGTCAGCAGGACTTGTTGCGTGCTGAACTGGAAATCTCGAATGTCGAAAATGAATTGATTCGTCTGGAACAAAAGCTAGTGAGTGGTCAGGCAAAACTTGCTCGTTTGTTGCATATTTCACCTCAGACAAAATTACTGGCACTCGAACATATCGAACCGGGATCTCTACCTGCCGACTTAGACTGGCTGCAACGTCAGGCGATAGCCTCTCGTCCTGAGTTGCATGCACAATTAGCAACACTCGAAAAAGACAGGCAAGCTCTAAACTTGGCGCGCCTTGCGTATAAACCGGATGTCACTTTGGGGGCCACCTGGATCGATGTCGGATCTACCGGTGTCAGTCCTGTTGCCAACGGAAACGATTCATTTTTAATCACGGCAGGAATTAACCTGCCGGTTTACAGAAAAAAGTTGGATTCAGCAGTTCGCTCCGCAGAGGCAAAAGCAGTATCAACGGCCCGAACTTATGATTCATTGAAAGACGAAACACTTGAAGAAGTCGCGGACCTATTTGCTCAAGCCAAAAGCCAGCAGGATCTGTTAACTCTGTTCAGTGAAGATATTCTCCCCAAAGCCCGCCAGACACTGGAAGTCTCCAGCCAGGCCTATAACACCGGAGAAGTCGACTTTTTACAGTTGGTGGATAACTGGAGAGAATTGCTGCGGTTTGAGGTGAGTTACCTGAGGCTCGAAGCTTCATTAGGACAATCGCTGGCAGAATTAGAACGGGTCATTGGTGGCAGTGATACACAGAATTTGCAACCCATTCCCGCAGCACCCGAGGCTTTCAATAATTTGCCATTACCTGAAGAACCAGAATAG
- a CDS encoding PP2C family protein-serine/threonine phosphatase, whose translation MQNATDQMRTGLNDESIAIQSAVSHLIQDHSHGDVQGYIDRVCSEMRKSASPGHQIIVSMHGTYLKAGNSSPESKSILSQYDFSKPQSIQWNEFSQHQLVVGHQSGEEASVFVIETLKNVRRAIRKKVLIQLAVLGILGLLAAGIVNYVLLKIVGRPLSQLLKTVENITSGQLGAVAPSFSSSEINQLSTAINSMSMSLNDNDRDRRYQMEKARKIQQYLLPQGVQIPGLETAHIFEPADSVAGDYYDFLPLSDGSWLICIADVSGHGVPAAMGAAMLKSLLLAASEKSPFDLIRIIKEVNRQFAATILPGNFASMFLARWKPESRALSWVSAGHLPGILIRDSGSLDSLKSTGLLIGLDANAEWEQLDTVLSPGDRILLFSDGVTESANSQGDLFGLARLTSWFSLVNERPLIVAIMKINEVIAEWRCNSSPNDDLTLLALKCELVPYLKNSEHQASTVYEEVQSVPQ comes from the coding sequence ATGCAAAATGCGACAGATCAAATGCGAACCGGCTTGAATGATGAATCTATTGCGATTCAGTCCGCCGTTTCACATTTGATACAAGATCATAGTCATGGTGACGTCCAGGGATATATTGATAGAGTCTGCTCGGAGATGCGAAAGTCGGCTTCCCCCGGTCATCAAATCATAGTTAGCATGCATGGCACTTACCTTAAAGCTGGAAATTCTTCTCCTGAGAGCAAATCAATATTATCTCAATACGATTTTTCAAAACCACAATCGATTCAATGGAACGAATTCAGTCAACACCAGCTTGTCGTCGGACATCAGTCTGGTGAAGAAGCAAGTGTATTTGTAATTGAAACATTAAAAAATGTGCGCCGTGCGATACGAAAGAAGGTTCTAATTCAGCTTGCCGTTCTGGGAATATTAGGATTGTTGGCTGCTGGCATCGTCAATTACGTGCTCTTAAAGATTGTGGGTAGGCCATTAAGTCAATTGTTGAAGACAGTCGAAAATATAACTTCCGGACAATTAGGGGCTGTCGCCCCGTCATTCTCCAGTAGTGAAATCAATCAGCTATCAACGGCCATCAATTCCATGAGTATGTCACTAAATGATAACGACCGCGACCGTCGTTATCAGATGGAGAAGGCACGAAAGATACAACAGTATTTACTACCCCAAGGCGTTCAGATTCCGGGTCTTGAAACAGCACACATTTTTGAACCGGCGGACAGCGTTGCTGGAGATTACTACGATTTTTTACCACTATCAGACGGATCATGGTTAATTTGCATAGCTGATGTAAGTGGTCACGGTGTTCCAGCCGCGATGGGAGCAGCGATGTTGAAATCACTACTATTGGCCGCTTCAGAAAAATCCCCATTCGATCTGATCCGGATAATAAAAGAAGTAAATCGTCAGTTTGCGGCAACGATCCTACCAGGCAATTTTGCTTCAATGTTTCTTGCACGTTGGAAACCTGAATCGCGTGCCTTATCATGGGTTAGTGCAGGTCATCTTCCTGGGATTCTGATAAGAGATTCCGGTTCACTCGATTCCCTTAAAAGCACGGGGTTATTAATTGGACTAGATGCAAATGCAGAATGGGAACAATTAGACACCGTTCTGTCACCGGGCGATCGGATCTTACTCTTCAGTGATGGCGTGACAGAATCTGCCAACTCTCAAGGCGATCTCTTCGGGTTAGCACGATTAACATCCTGGTTCTCTCTAGTAAATGAGAGGCCGCTCATTGTCGCTATCATGAAAATCAATGAAGTGATAGCTGAGTGGCGTTGTAATTCTTCGCCGAATGATGATCTGACATTGTTGGCGCTAAAATGTGAATTGGTTCCCTATCTGAAAAATTCTGAGCATCAGGCATCCACAGTTTACGAGGAAGTTCAGTCAGTCCCTCAGTAA